The Solanum pennellii chromosome 7, SPENNV200 DNA segment GATCCTATCATGATAACAGAGCCATAAAAAGAACTTGATTTTCGGGAGGGTGTTGATTTGCCAGATCCATCTGAAATCTTTAATCTGCTGCTCATAAGAGGTAGGGTTTACAGTCCTATAAACAAATTTCATTGTAAACTAGCTATTTTCATTTAGGGAGCAAATCAGAGTGTCATTgttaagaaaattgaaaaatggattggagtgaattttttccaaaattgattGAGGAAAAACAAAGGAGCAGGAGTTAAGATTCCATTGATTGTTAACTCTTGATTCGGAAACTTTCTTGTTAGTATCAGTGAGATGAATAGGGCCCTCAATAAGTTCTCTAAGGTTTGATGCAGGAGGAATCCAATTATACGACCATATATTTGGTCACTCACCCGTTGCAAGTAACCATCTAACTCCTTTATCACAATACTTCCATCCTAACATACAATTCTTCCAAACAAAAGAAGTATTATTCCTATTACTTCTAAAATTATTGCGGTGGAAAAGACAAAGGGCCCAGGGTAACTTTGAGTTACTAAACATCCTCCAAGCTAGGCTGGCCAACATGGCTTTGTTCTTAGTTTCTGCACTATTAAGCCCTAATCCTCCAAGGTGTTTAGGGGAAGTAACTGTCTCCCAATTAagataataattcttttttttgatGAGTAGTTCCCCAAATGAAGTCTGTTTGTATCTTATCAATGTTTCTAAGGATTTCCTTGggtaaaagaaaatattgcATAGGGTAATTTGGAATCGAATTAAGAGTGACTTTTGCTAAAGTAGTTCTACCCGCTATTGTTAGAAAATTAACTTTTCAGTCTCCCATTTTCTGCTTCATTCTATCCAAGATATACAGGAAATTCTGGGTCTAGGACAATTATTAAGAATAGAAAACCAAAATACTTGCCAAATTTTTTGGTGTGGTTCATGCCAAAAGTAGTAGTAAGTTGAGAAATGATATCAGGGCTACACTTTGAAGAGGTGataatttttgatttaattttatttatgctTTGTCTCGATAATTGACAAAAAGTTTCAATACAATGAGTAAGGGATTGGATTGAGTTAGAATTTGCCTTGGCCATAAGAATAAGATCATCGGCATAAAAAATATGAGATATAAGAGGACTATGGGAGGTTAATTTAATGGGTGTCCATAGGCCAATATCAACttgataatttatataattggaTAGCATTTCCATACATAGTATGAAAATGTAAGGGGAGAGGGGATCTCCTTGTCGAATGCCTCTGGaaggattaaaaaaatttgttttagatCCATTAACAAGGATTGCCATAGAGGAGGTAGTAGTGCAAGACATGATTAGCTTGGATACCTTGGGaggaaatttaaaataaattaacgcTCTATAAATAAATGACCATTCTAATTTTCAAGATCTAGATTgatcataaaatttttaatcttAGAATGTTTAAATGATTCATAATTTCTTGAATGATAATTGCATTATCTTGCAGTCTTCTCCCTTTAAGAAAACTAGATTGAAAAGGGCTAATGATTTTTTGTAAGTAGGGTTTCATCCTTATAACTATTATTTTGgagataattttataaatcgTATTACAAAGACCTATAGGTCAAAAATTTCTAAGGCTATTGGCATTCTTCAACTTGGGAATAAGACAAATATAAGTTTGATTAAGGGTCAGAGGGATTTCAgcatttataaaaatttcatgaactAGGTTTTCCGCTGAGGGACCAATAATGTTCCAGtatttttgataaaagaaaGGATGAAGACCATCGGGACCCGAAGCTTTTAATGGTTGGAAAGAATCAACAACATTCTTAATTTCCGAATCTTTTAAAGGACAATCTAGGTCttctagattaattttattaaatgaagTAGTAATTCTAGAAGTAGAATTAAAAGTGGATGCCCTATGGGACGTGGTGTATATTTCCTGAAAGTAATAAACTGTGTGTTGTAATAGACTATCATGATCAGATATCCAATTTCCATGTTCATCCACAAAATAGGAAATTCTATTTCGACGACGTCTATTAATTACTGAGAGATAAAAGAATCTAAAATTTGCATTCCCATCATATAACCAGTTTATTCTAGATCTCATTTTCCAATGTTCCTCCTCAATTTTTAAGCAAGTTATTATATTCATTTCTAAGCTCACTAtctaaattttgaagaaaaatactAGGAGGGAAATTATTAGATTTTTGAATTCCATTGAGACGAGCTAAGAGATGGACCTTCTTATTCTTTATATCACCAAATGTGTATTTATTCCATCTTGTAACCACCTCTTGAAATTCATGGTTTGAATGGAAATAATTTCGATTTGACCAGCAATTTCGAACTAATTCTTGAAATTTATGATGCGTACACCAGTAAGTTTCAAGACGAAAACGTTTTTTCATATACTTGGTATGAGTCATGTTAAGATTAAGTAAGACAGGAGAGTGATCAGAATGGTTTCTAGGAAGATAAGTCACTCCTACATTTTCATAATGAAATAACCATTCTTTATTAGAACAGTATCAATCTAATCTTTCTAGAATTAAACCCTCTCTAAATCTATGATTTGACCAGGTATAACGAGACCCTTTAAAACCCAAATCTAGTATATTACAGTAgtttatacatttaaaaatttattatccCTGCTAATGTTATAAGGCCTACCACCCCATTTTTCATCTTCACAAACAATTTCATTAAAATCACTTCCAATTAACCAAGGGCCTTTATCGTGATCACTTAGCGCTTTAAGGTTTTCCCATAATACATTACGAATAGAAATATCTGTGTTAGCATAAATTATACTAAATAGTCAACAATTATGATTAGGGTTTACCTGAACCATTGCATGCAGAACCTGATTTGAGTTTCGCACTTGGTTAACCTTCACCAAATTATCATGCCAAAGTAGAACAAGGCCACTAGAATGCCCCACAGCAGGGACTTCAAATAAATTACTAAATTGTAGTTCATCCTTCAAAGTAGTGTGTTCCTGTAGTCTAGTTTCAAGCAAAGCTAGAATACAAGGGTTATGATTTCTGATAATCTCCTTAAGATTCCTCATAAAATCTTCACCGTGGGCACCACGAATATTCCAAACTATAATATTGTTAAAATGATTCGTAAGATTAAGATTTATATTATCCTTTACCTCCTCCGTCTGCGTCCTCAGGGTTGGACTCAGAACCACCGCCATCTTGGCTGCTTGTGCAGCGAATTGAGGGTGAAAGACAATCGAACATTTCTTTAGATTTAGAGGGCAATTGAAGATGTACTTCTTGTCTTCCATCTCTGGAAATAACATAAGGCCTACTCCTTCTAAGTTTGCTATTTCGGTGAACGAGGGAGGCAGTGCCTCGTCCATTGCTGCCTCTATTACTTCGCCCTCTACCTGAATATGGAGAGAGTTCATTGGTTGGTTTGCACGCGATATCCATGGACTGaataaagggttttccacgATTTGTTCCACTGGAGTGAAGAAAGGAAGATCCTCTCTCACAGTTGCTAATAGAGGATTGAAGTGGTTTGGGAGATTCGACATTTGTTGCATGTGGTGAAATAGGGCTGGAGCAATCGATGGGGCCAAAGGATTCAGAATGTTGTTAAACCAAACTTGATTCCTATAATTTTCCATGCTAGACGCATTCCCTCCATTATCATTTGAGCTAGCAAATTCGGATTTTGAAGTATTATCAACACCTCTCGACCCTCCAGATCGATCGTGAAGAATACCGTTTGGCCTTGAACACCCTACTCGATCCACGATTGTTATTTATGTACTTATTTGCTTGCAATTCAAACGATCACGTTTATTTAGATggtatatttttcaaattattaatggaaaaatgcacaagtaccccctagactatgatcaaaatttcacagacacaccttaactattgttaaggtcctattaccctcctgaacttttttttttgtaattttatacacctatTTGGTTAATGtagcatccaaatatctcccacgTGCCTTAATTGCTTGAAGTACGAAATGTGCCACGTAAggcaaaaggtgtataaaattttaaaagaaattcagggggtaataggaccttagtttagttaagatgtATTTTTGGGATTCGTGTTATAGTCTAGGGGatacttgtaaattttcccttatttaattctaaaaacatCCTTTCTAGAAGGGACtattgaacaaataaaattatatggaattttaagaaattatattatacttatCTAGAAGAAACTTTTGATGCTACTAGAATTGTTTATCTTATCATTACGAATTTATTCTATtctataataagaaaataaaaaaaaaatttaaaatgacaaGTGGTTTTCAAAGGCGCTTGTTaagaaatcatgcttaaaaaaGTAAAGCGGCCTAAACCCATGTCTCcctatttttcaatttaacGTGGTTGAACATATATGGTCTGTAATAGGGAACGGGTTATCCCAGGATTGATAATTATCTTGAGATTAGATATTTTGGGATAATTTATTCCATCACAATATTATTAATATGGGACAAGTTATCCCAAAATGATAACCAAAcaagaaatcaaaatattatttcaggatttgttttttttattctatgaCTATTTATTCTTAACCCTAATAACAAACGATTTCTAATAGTTTGCGGAAAGAAATGACGTTATATTTCTTGCAAAAATAATAGGATCAATCAAAACTATGAATGCCTATTCAAATAAAAGAAGCACCTTGCCATTAAGAAAACGCCAACCGTTAATAATGCAGTCATTTCAAATTAGTATAAAATTTTACTTAGATATTTCAATTTTGGAagctatatttttaaaattctcatAACAAAGTTCAATATTGTCATTTGTTGTTTTCTGTTAGTCGTCAAATGGTGTGAATTTATACCAAACAAGCATGTAAAAGATCAAGAAaataacttcttttttattttctggtTAAAGCCTACAAGTTGCAAAAATGAGAACCAATTTCTAAGTGAAATTTTTTGCCAATTTGAGAATGATATTTAAGTTTcattgtaatgacccggaaagtcacttttggaaatttttattattcatttaactAGAGTAAATTAATTGAtggttaataattaaataaccaattttagttaataattaatgggttaagttttattattatttaataccACTTAATCCATATTGGAAATAAATTACTAGGGTTGAAAGTTTTTGGGTTATAatttaggaaaagaaaaaaagaaggtaaGAAACTCACCTATGCAGCAGAAATGAAAGTAAAGTTCGTGGATGTGCAGCTTGAAAACAAACAGTATTGAGGTACATAATAAATACAAATGCGTGGAGCAAATTTGTTTTCCCTTCGTgtacatatatgaatatattttttacttgcaTTTATGGAGAAggtattaattaaattattaatattattggCGGGTGAAACGATACTAGGATGTGAGATATGTTTTTGTtggttaatattttatattttatttctttaagagTTGAGAAAGTGAGGCAATTTGCTGTACATGTTGTTAATAAGCAAAAGGGTTTATGAATTTGTTTTGGGCATTACTGGAAATTCTTGGATGCTAATTTGATAAGGATAGTGGCTCATGATTGGCCATAATGAGCAAATCATTGGTTGGAGTAATGGTTAGtcaaggaaaagaaaaggaaaaaataaaataagacatAATTATCCTTATGTTTCATGTTAATGTGTGAAATTGCTAATTGTTTTAATACATGCAATGTTAATTTGTGATTTTAATAATCATTACGATTGCCAGTAATATGGTAACTTCACAAATATTATGATTAGACTTTAAGAAGATGACGTTAAGGTGCTCAATCAGAGAACTATGAGTGGAAATTAAATAccaactatttataattttgtatgttGATTTCTTTGGAATTCGTGAGTTTCACagttaaatttgaatttaattatagGCTTGAAACTTGGAAAACCATGGTAGTTGAAACGTCAATTAACATAaagaattacaaacttgattataaatttgggtgaatttttaggtcaaggttaAGCACATTAAAATGTGGGTGTTGTTAGTTCCGaaatcttattgtgaatataCGATGCTTGAGTGCATCGCTTGTTCAGTGCTTACttaatcattttcttctttagGTTAGATAAGTTTGGTCCTCCCTGATGAGTATATGATGTCTaatgatcatatttttataacttaagctCGTGAAAAGATTGTGTTGGGAAAAGAAAATTGCGACAAGATATGTGATGGTATGTGTATTATGAGTTCCTAATGATGTCCTTTGGATTGGCTAATGCCCCTGCCGCATTAATAgagttgatgaatggggtgttttgaccataccttgattcttttgtgattgttttcattgatGGCATCTTGTTTTAATCCAAGACTGAGGAGGACCATGTCCGACACTTGAGGATTTTACTTCAGAGGTTGAAAGaagagaagttgtatgccaagttctcaaaatgtgagttctggcttACTTCTTTGGTATTCTTGGGACAtgtggtgtccaaggagggtattagagtagatccgGCCAAGATTGAGGAAGTTAGAGGCTGGACGcgacctacttcacctactgAGATTAGGAGCTTTGTGGGATTGGCAGGTTATTATCGACGatttgttcagagtttctctactattgcagctccaTGGACTGTACTGACTCGAGAGTATGTGGGTTTTCAGTGGTATGATGAGTGTGAGAAGagctttcaaaagctcaagactttgttgacttcgGTTGTAAGATCCTGAAAATGACTTATGTGAAATAGATTctaacatgcttttcatgagtGTTTAAGGTCCTAACATgatttataatgtggtattgaggcagtgtctaagagttgaGGTGATTAGGAAGTGAAACGTTAAAGGacaactaagacgttcgacgactaagttacttatgtgcctcatatgtggttctatgtgtttatgtgttgtTAATACGtctataaggtccttaaatgagttattatggtgtatataggcagtgtgtcaagtttcgtgaagtttagaggtcaaacgtccaagaacgtccatgacgttcgaaagttttgccttgaaacgaccttgtgtgtctaagcgtgtttcgtcgagttttacgtgttcgttttgggtgaaattcatgtgagaggtgctaaactcgtatacgatcatgtttgggttggaaacttcCGGGCaaatatccccaaggaccaacgaAAGGTctttgaggaaggacccaaagttggtgtCCAAGACTGCCCAAGAAAGCCTACCAACGGATGGCAATTgacgcccagtgggtcagtcgacgccccgttggtggTGTATCATCGACCGGAACTTAGGCATGGGGGAGAGGAAGCCAAATACAAGCCACAGTCCCAGACCACGGACCAACAAGACGGTTCATTTGTTAGGGGACGGGCCGTTAATGGgcaaccgtcgatgggtctGTCCCTGTGTGCTgttcactgtaagttgaggtgtgaacttgtaaattcaccccacgtccaaataagaaTATTGGCGGTttcttaagggtcttttgggtattttaaatatgtttataagcctaaaacacttagaagatttcattcttcaaaaatcaaaacccaaattcccttagaaattccctagaattccattggagccaaaactcaaaggaagggcttggattggagaattgaatggaattattcatcaaattgaagaattagcttcattgaggtatgatttttgatccttgaaactctattcatcaaggatcccaactttcaaagattttttctaaagttttcagaGATGAATTATCCGatttcatgatctatgcatgggttcttgcattaaaggtttttaaacATTGAATAtggattgaattgttattaattcgatgattttaactcaaataaactatgatttatgtagttgatgaaccctagtttttgactactttatgggttacttaatattgacttaatgtttatgaattctagtgtagttttctatgggctatctaatgatgtaaaaattgtattcaattgatgtataggttgtattagattgataaatctatttTGAATTGACCTTGTTTCATTGAGTACTATGATTTATGCATTGAATttatgttcatggccattggtaggggccttatgatattgaattgggtgatttagcatcgaattgaggtgttaaggatggagtggtggtagtctaccctaattccctttattttatgttaattatacttcaattatgttgtgattggtatgttccacttatggtcgcggtgttatgtgctttacttgcaattgatgtggcctttgtcgacgttactttatgtattatgataatcATGATActgtcggcaactacttgaagtattatgatgattctgtgaagtatgataatatctacctatatgataagtaatgtgaaagtatatgtgttcttctattgatgttaagtagatgatcatgttagactatgactatcgctttatgtgtatagtcttcGGGTTGAtgcttggttattcctactttaCTATATAAGtttatgatggtcatattgatgattatatggtagtatataggatgacttaaagaggatatggttattcctatgtgcttctcgaatgacatgtaatatgttttaaagtaaaatatgttgtgtcttgtcttggttgatttatgtcccttacttgatacatggatgaatgtgaatatgcgatgtcttgacttaggatgctaaagcctcttagtcttgtacgTATGAATggcatgagaccttaaatgatattaagagggtcctttatgtgaaatcttgaacctagtggtaaggttatgaatgttgaagttgaaagccgtaatggtatccttcaaagtaaatgaatgatagacttaaggttgattgactggaacgacatcatatcaatccttaggaaagtcatgatgaccTTCTTGTttccattgtgaggtagccctagtggaccttttgtggtagggtaaatgtgattggtttatgaacttgatatgaaacccctttatatgaaccttaagtataaattactctatgagaacaaaggctagcactgagtgagtatggtaaggaaagtagttctagttaaagaatgagactagattacaaagcacacccttcatattccttaaccatatgcctacatgggatgtgtccaatttctaccattggcaagtagaacaccctcatcggagtaggttataactccagattccatgtcttcctatcatggtctatgtcgattattgcctattctcatcatatgggatacttactagcattagagaagttcaatgaagtttaggtggtggtatggggcactatctagacattgcacaataggctttgaaggtgttagttggagttcctaggtcttgtccaagaccattacttgaatatcctttatgtgttgaatgtatcctaagtgaactaatgaatgtaatgacttaagttaagaaagtatgtcaaatgaataagtacttatctagagtagttaagggttgtctagttaaggtgtgaaggggtataggaatggtcactttgtatcttacctagataagtcttaggatgactctagttagggaagatgtttgattatgtagacatgatctaaacttaggtagtcttaaggattatttaggtagtcttgaagaggtcatggacgttatcttcttgatttacttaagtaagtcttttgtcGGACTTTGGAAGgataatgtcatattatctatgtgttgatgtattaagtgagaatgattctatcataggtagtctataggatctttTAAGTGTGTTTAAGGGATTGAatgggcggtcacttcacaactcactcaagtgagacttagaatcacctttagTGAAggaaatctcatgttcatatatttgatgtattataagtgtatgtgtctcattacATGTAGTTTTGAGGGTCATTTAAGCATGCCTAGGGAGGttttatgggcggtctctctttgtgttgcttcagtgagtcttaggatagattttagtgagaaaactacatgctaggaagtgttaaaagggaaagaagagacacttcactgtaacaatgaagcaattcactgtacagtgaatcaAGCTTACTGTAATGCTGCCTTAAAAATGTGTATAATTACTTAAATgttttatcttatgtgtttctaaggtgttaaaagttattcttatgatttttaagtgaaaagatgcatatttctaataaatatccattctcatgattttcatgcattatgccatacttagtgcacgtggttgtactaatcgatgattttatctatctctatagttgttgatAGGTGAGGAGCActtgggaagcaagacttggatcgtaattcaagtgaagttgaagtatgtcctcatttggtTCAAGGGTataagatgtcttttatgtttctaattgaagtattgtaatagactaagtatttatatattttgaagtatgggccatgtcccaaaagtattctcgtgtcttaagtttgatgagattgagacttagtatttcctatgatttctaatgaaagatgttattaaagatatttcagatgtttgtgaaaagttttaattccgcactacttttcattatgtatatgcgatgaatgataagcAAGAGATTGTACAAGActtccgagaggtcaagtacgccgatTGCAATCTGAGAttgaccctaacttctagggtgtggttttaGGATGTGACATCGGCTCCTGTGTTGACTCTACCTGAGGAGGGTGTAGACTttactgtgtattgtgatgcttcaggagttgGATTGGGTGATGTGTTGATGCAGAAAGGGAAAGTGATTggtt contains these protein-coding regions:
- the LOC107025141 gene encoding uncharacterized protein LOC107025141, translated to MSKSLVGVMTEEDHVRHLRILLQRLKEEKLYAKFSKCEFWLTSLVFLGHVVSKEGIRVDPAKIEEVRGWTRPTSPTEIRSFVGLAGYYRRFVQSFSTIAAPWTVLTREYVGFQWYDECEKSFQKLKTLLTSVDVTSAPVLTLPEEGVDFTVYCDASGVGLGDVLMQKGKVIGCYMRQRRWLDLLEDYGVTILYHPGKDNVVVEALSRLTKSAHLISDRVKYTTKKLVEIYISQIVRLHGVLVSIISDRGSLFTSHFWKALQHGLGTQFDMSTTFHPETDGQSERTIQVLEDMLRACVINFGARWD